A region from the Geobacillus vulcani PSS1 genome encodes:
- a CDS encoding Uma2 family endonuclease gives MGNIPDPNKIYTYADWKTWEGRWELINGKAYNMTPAPSSEHQFAVGELYFALRHFFQNQHCYVFMAPFDVFLSKNETYETPDDIVQPDIVVICNKKQIVKKGCYGAPALVVEVLSPSTALKDYNEKFYTYQHYGIAEYWIVDTANKMVHVYNLHEGVYQRHATYGQQDTLHSVQFKDLAIPLTYVFEWS, from the coding sequence GTGGGCAATATCCCTGACCCGAACAAAATTTACACGTACGCTGACTGGAAAACATGGGAAGGTCGCTGGGAACTGATAAATGGAAAAGCCTATAATATGACCCCTGCTCCATCTTCGGAACATCAATTTGCAGTCGGAGAATTGTATTTTGCTTTGCGCCATTTTTTCCAAAACCAACATTGTTACGTCTTTATGGCACCGTTTGATGTATTCCTTAGCAAAAATGAAACGTATGAAACCCCTGATGACATTGTCCAACCCGATATTGTGGTGATTTGCAATAAAAAACAGATTGTCAAAAAAGGGTGTTACGGGGCGCCTGCGCTAGTTGTTGAAGTCTTGTCACCTTCAACCGCTTTAAAAGATTACAACGAAAAATTTTATACTTACCAACACTATGGCATTGCGGAATATTGGATCGTCGATACGGCTAACAAAATGGTTCATGTATACAATTTGCACGAAGGGGTCTATCAACGGCATGCCACATACGGGCAGCAAGACACGCTGCATTCCGTACAATTTAAGGACTTAGCTATTCCATTAACGTATGTATTTGAATGGAGTTAA
- a CDS encoding aspartate aminotransferase family protein gives MRTEQTHQLWLDKDDRYVWHSMKPYNPQATLIAAKAKGCWVTDAAGHQYLDAMAGLWCVNVGYGREELAEAAYEQLKTLAYFPLTQSHLPAIQLGEKLNELLGDEYVIFFSNSGSEANETAFKIARQYHQQRGEPHRYKIISRYRAYHGNSMGALAATGQAQRKYKYEPLAPGFIHVPPPDRYRDPDTADDPRQLRAVKAVDDVMTWELSETIAAMIMEPIITGGGVLMPPDGYMKAVKEVCEKHGALLIVDEVICGFGRTGKPFGFMHEEVKPDIITMAKGITSAYLPLAATAVRKEIYEAFKGTDEYDYFRHVNTFGGHPAACAVALKNIEIMETERLFDRSREAGEWLLSALKTKLADHPYVGDVRGRGLLVGIELVVDRATKEPLDVSLVNQVISQCKAHGVIIGKNGTTVAGYNNVLTLSPPLCISDDELSLLVRVLTEALAAIQ, from the coding sequence ATGCGAACTGAACAAACCCACCAACTGTGGCTCGACAAAGACGATCGATACGTTTGGCATTCGATGAAGCCGTATAACCCACAAGCAACGCTGATCGCGGCCAAAGCAAAAGGCTGTTGGGTGACGGATGCAGCTGGCCATCAGTATTTGGATGCGATGGCCGGGCTCTGGTGCGTCAACGTCGGGTATGGGCGCGAGGAGCTGGCGGAGGCGGCGTATGAGCAGCTGAAAACGCTGGCGTATTTCCCGCTCACGCAAAGCCACTTGCCTGCCATTCAGCTTGGGGAAAAACTCAATGAGCTGTTGGGCGATGAGTATGTCATCTTCTTTTCCAACAGCGGGTCAGAAGCGAACGAAACGGCGTTTAAAATCGCCCGCCAATATCATCAGCAACGTGGCGAACCCCACCGATACAAAATCATCTCCCGCTACCGGGCGTATCATGGCAACTCGATGGGAGCGCTTGCGGCGACCGGACAGGCGCAACGGAAATACAAATACGAGCCGCTCGCCCCGGGCTTCATCCATGTGCCGCCGCCTGATCGCTACCGCGATCCTGACACAGCCGACGATCCGCGTCAGCTTCGGGCCGTGAAAGCGGTTGACGATGTGATGACGTGGGAGCTGAGTGAGACGATTGCCGCCATGATTATGGAGCCGATCATCACTGGCGGCGGGGTGCTGATGCCGCCCGATGGATACATGAAAGCAGTCAAGGAAGTATGTGAAAAGCACGGAGCCCTGCTCATTGTCGATGAGGTCATCTGCGGTTTCGGCCGAACCGGGAAGCCGTTCGGGTTCATGCATGAAGAGGTTAAGCCGGATATCATTACGATGGCCAAAGGCATTACGAGCGCCTACTTGCCGTTGGCGGCCACGGCGGTGCGGAAAGAGATTTATGAGGCGTTTAAAGGAACGGACGAATACGATTACTTCCGCCATGTCAATACATTTGGCGGCCACCCGGCTGCTTGTGCGGTGGCGCTGAAAAACATCGAAATCATGGAGACGGAGCGCTTGTTTGACCGTTCCCGTGAAGCCGGCGAATGGCTGCTTTCGGCACTGAAAACGAAACTGGCCGATCATCCGTACGTCGGGGATGTGCGCGGAAGAGGACTGCTTGTCGGCATTGAGTTGGTCGTCGACCGAGCGACGAAAGAGCCGCTTGATGTGTCGCTCGTCAACCAGGTAATCAGCCAATGCAAAGCCCATGGCGTCATCATCGGCAAAAACGGAACGACGGTCGCCGGGTATAACAACGTGCTCACCTTGTCGCCGCCACTGTGCATCAGTGATGACGAACTGTCGCTCCTTGTCCGCGTCTTAACAGAGGCGTTAGCAGCCATTCAATAA
- a CDS encoding CoA-acylating methylmalonate-semialdehyde dehydrogenase: MSITKPETTVLKNYIGGQWVASSGTETLEVPNPATGEVLARVPISTKEDVDQAVQAAKKAFVTWKDVPVPKRARIMFSFHHLLNQHHEELAELVVQENGKAYKEAYGEIQRGIECVEFAAGAPTLLMGESLSNIAEEIDSEMFRYPLGVVAGITPFNFPMMVPLWMFPLAIVCGNTFVLKPSERTPILANKLAELFTEAGAPPGVLNVVHGAHEVVNALIDHEDIRAISFVGSQPVAKYVYERAAAQGKRVQALSGAKNHHIVMPDADVETAVQHVINSAFGSAGQRCMACSVVVIVGENETFVRRLKQKADELIIGNGMDPEVLLTPVIRQSHREKVLGYIQRGIEEGAVLLRDGRKEMDDRPEGNFLGPTIFDYVTPDMTIAKEEIFAPVLSLLRANDLNEALSYIRKSRYGNGATIYTKDAKAVRKFREEADAGMLGINVGVPATMAFFPFSGWKDSFYGDLHVNGKDGVNFYTRKKMITSRFDF; encoded by the coding sequence ATGTCCATCACCAAACCGGAAACAACGGTTCTCAAAAACTATATCGGCGGACAGTGGGTGGCATCGAGTGGCACAGAAACGCTAGAAGTCCCGAACCCGGCGACTGGGGAAGTGTTGGCGCGTGTTCCGATCTCAACCAAAGAGGATGTCGATCAAGCGGTGCAAGCAGCCAAGAAAGCGTTTGTAACGTGGAAAGATGTCCCTGTTCCAAAACGAGCGCGGATTATGTTTTCATTTCATCATTTGTTAAACCAGCATCATGAGGAATTAGCGGAGCTTGTCGTGCAGGAAAATGGCAAAGCGTATAAAGAAGCATACGGAGAAATTCAACGGGGGATTGAATGCGTGGAGTTTGCGGCCGGCGCTCCGACTTTGCTGATGGGGGAATCGCTGTCGAATATTGCCGAAGAGATTGACTCGGAAATGTTTCGTTATCCGTTGGGAGTTGTGGCAGGGATCACTCCGTTCAACTTCCCCATGATGGTGCCGCTTTGGATGTTCCCGTTGGCGATTGTGTGCGGCAATACGTTTGTATTGAAGCCATCGGAACGGACGCCCATTTTGGCCAATAAGTTAGCAGAACTGTTTACGGAGGCAGGTGCCCCTCCTGGGGTACTCAATGTTGTTCATGGAGCACATGAGGTGGTCAACGCCTTGATTGATCATGAAGACATTCGTGCAATTTCATTTGTTGGTTCACAGCCAGTGGCCAAGTATGTGTATGAACGGGCAGCGGCGCAAGGCAAACGCGTACAGGCGTTATCGGGGGCGAAAAATCATCATATTGTCATGCCAGATGCGGATGTAGAGACGGCCGTACAACATGTGATCAACTCAGCGTTTGGAAGCGCGGGCCAGCGTTGCATGGCTTGCAGTGTAGTCGTGATTGTCGGGGAAAACGAAACGTTCGTCCGTCGATTGAAACAAAAAGCGGATGAATTGATTATCGGGAATGGCATGGATCCGGAAGTGTTATTAACCCCGGTCATTCGGCAGTCTCACCGTGAAAAGGTACTAGGCTACATTCAGAGGGGGATTGAAGAGGGAGCAGTATTGCTTCGCGATGGGCGAAAGGAAATGGATGACAGACCCGAAGGCAATTTTTTAGGTCCCACGATTTTTGATTATGTTACCCCGGATATGACAATCGCGAAAGAAGAGATCTTCGCCCCTGTATTAAGTTTGCTGAGGGCCAATGATTTAAATGAAGCGCTCAGCTATATTCGGAAGTCTCGGTATGGGAACGGGGCGACGATTTATACAAAGGATGCGAAGGCGGTCCGGAAATTCCGTGAAGAGGCCGATGCGGGGATGTTGGGTATTAACGTCGGTGTGCCGGCGACGATGGCGTTTTTCCCGTTCTCTGGCTGGAAAGATTCGTTTTACGGTGATCTTCATGTGAATGGAAAAGATGGCGTGAATTTTTACACGCGCAAAAAGATGATTACTTCCCGGTTTGATTTTTAA
- a CDS encoding PucR family transcriptional regulator produces MKTPTLTVSDILKRKHFEHVEVVAGHNGLNRTVKWVHVVEVAKIHHLLNGKELILSTGVGWKENKELFRSFVEQLINCDASGLCIEIGMHTPSVPQEVIDLANAHHFPIILFLKEVPFVEITQDIHTYLINQHYEIISGLESYSQQLNKKLLSMDHYSEILKLLHHYSGHQVIFKINGREVEIFPKYSKTFKEEQFIVDDNASSKKRVATQPIQFLGNEYAELSIVSTGKEISEFDLLILDRTATALAQHLLRDLYVDEKKRVEENEWLKSWLEGEHPIENVFSYLAEYGAESNPKGGTVLVVRFKSSMKQCSNLDMIYFKMLCRTIFEQQGFSTFPVDFHSSIVFIMINNREMKTWKSRMKIGLNSLLESDYIQKKKLPQFVVGVGKFIENVSHMDKSYRTALETIKIQHHLGGRANSCFYEDLHIYRIISLIHKYNDLYEVVMEYLEPVLQYDEKYNGNLLETLKVYLACNGSKKETAQRLFVVRQTLYHRIQKLESLLGEDFMNPEKRLAIEFMIKAYEYLHSQSMENKYVQHDRLRRW; encoded by the coding sequence ATGAAGACTCCTACATTAACGGTTTCTGATATTCTAAAGCGGAAACATTTTGAACATGTTGAAGTGGTTGCAGGGCATAATGGACTCAACCGCACTGTAAAATGGGTTCATGTTGTCGAGGTTGCGAAAATCCATCATCTGTTAAACGGAAAAGAGCTGATTTTATCTACTGGGGTAGGATGGAAGGAAAATAAGGAACTGTTTCGATCGTTTGTAGAACAGCTTATCAACTGTGACGCTTCGGGATTATGTATTGAAATCGGTATGCATACTCCTTCTGTTCCGCAAGAAGTGATCGATTTGGCGAATGCGCATCACTTTCCGATCATTCTCTTTCTCAAAGAAGTGCCTTTCGTTGAGATCACCCAAGACATCCACACTTATTTAATTAACCAACACTATGAAATCATCTCCGGACTAGAATCATATTCACAGCAATTAAATAAAAAATTACTTTCAATGGACCATTATAGTGAGATTTTAAAACTATTGCACCACTATTCGGGACATCAAGTGATTTTTAAAATAAACGGCAGGGAAGTGGAGATATTTCCTAAATACAGCAAAACATTTAAGGAAGAACAGTTCATAGTTGACGACAACGCATCTTCCAAGAAAAGAGTGGCCACCCAACCGATCCAATTTCTTGGGAATGAATATGCTGAGCTATCCATTGTGTCAACCGGAAAGGAAATCAGCGAATTTGATCTGCTGATTTTGGATCGCACGGCAACTGCGCTGGCACAGCATCTGCTTCGTGATTTGTATGTTGATGAAAAAAAGAGAGTAGAAGAAAATGAGTGGTTGAAAAGCTGGCTAGAGGGAGAGCATCCCATTGAAAATGTGTTTAGTTATTTGGCTGAGTATGGGGCAGAGTCAAATCCAAAAGGAGGGACAGTGCTTGTTGTCCGTTTTAAATCTTCAATGAAGCAATGCTCGAATTTAGACATGATTTATTTTAAAATGCTATGCCGGACGATTTTTGAACAACAAGGTTTTTCGACATTTCCTGTCGATTTTCACAGCAGCATTGTATTTATTATGATCAATAACAGGGAAATGAAAACATGGAAAAGTCGAATGAAAATAGGGCTGAATTCTTTGCTTGAATCGGATTATATTCAAAAGAAGAAATTACCTCAATTTGTTGTCGGGGTTGGAAAATTTATCGAAAATGTTTCTCATATGGACAAAAGTTATCGAACGGCTTTAGAGACGATCAAAATTCAACATCATCTTGGCGGCAGAGCCAATAGCTGCTTTTATGAGGATTTGCATATCTATCGAATTATTTCTCTTATTCATAAATACAATGATTTGTATGAAGTCGTCATGGAATACTTAGAGCCTGTTCTTCAATACGATGAAAAGTATAATGGAAATTTACTGGAGACGTTAAAGGTATATTTGGCGTGTAACGGTTCAAAAAAAGAAACCGCACAAAGACTATTTGTCGTTAGGCAAACACTGTATCATCGAATCCAAAAACTAGAGTCGCTTTTAGGAGAGGATTTTATGAATCCGGAAAAACGGCTCGCTATTGAGTTTATGATCAAGGCATATGAATATTTACACTCGCAAAGTATGGAAAACAAATATGTGCAACATGATCGGTTGCGAAGATGGTAA
- the hydA gene encoding dihydropyrimidinase: MAKLVKNGTIVTATDIYEADLLIQDGKIAAIGRNLDESGAEVIDATGCYVFPGGIDPHTHLDMPFGGTVTKDDFESGTIAAAFGGTTTIIDFCLTNKGEPLKKAIETWHNKATGKAVIDYGFHLMISEITDDVLEELPKVIEEEGITSFKVFMAYKNVFQADDGTLYRTLVAAKELGALVMVHAENGDVIDYLTKKALEDGHTDPIYHALTRPPELEGEATGRACQLTELAGSQLYVVHVSCAQAVEKIAEARSKGLNVWGETCPQYLVLDQSYLEKPNFEGAKYVWSPPLREKWHQEVLWNALKNGQLQTLGSDQCSFDFKGQKELGRGDFTKIPNGGPIIEDRVSILFSEGVKKGRITLNQFVDIVSTRIAKLFGLFPKKGTIAVGADADLVIFDPTVERVISAETHHMAVDYNPFEGMKVTGEPVSVLCRGEFVVRDKQFVGKPGYGQYVKRAKYGALMANQDVVKMS, encoded by the coding sequence ATGGCAAAATTGGTAAAAAACGGAACAATTGTCACCGCTACAGATATATATGAAGCCGATCTCCTCATTCAAGATGGGAAAATTGCAGCAATCGGGAGAAATTTAGATGAGAGCGGAGCGGAAGTGATTGATGCCACAGGTTGCTATGTGTTTCCAGGAGGCATTGATCCGCACACCCATTTAGATATGCCGTTTGGCGGCACTGTGACAAAAGACGACTTTGAGTCGGGGACGATTGCCGCTGCATTTGGCGGGACGACGACCATTATTGATTTTTGCTTAACAAATAAAGGTGAGCCCCTGAAAAAAGCGATTGAAACTTGGCATAACAAAGCGACGGGGAAAGCGGTGATCGATTACGGGTTCCATTTGATGATCAGTGAAATAACGGACGATGTGCTTGAAGAGCTTCCAAAAGTGATCGAAGAAGAAGGAATTACCTCCTTTAAAGTATTTATGGCGTATAAAAATGTGTTTCAAGCTGATGATGGAACCTTGTATCGGACGCTAGTCGCGGCAAAAGAACTCGGAGCGCTTGTCATGGTGCATGCCGAGAATGGAGACGTGATTGACTATTTAACGAAAAAAGCCTTAGAGGACGGACATACTGATCCGATTTATCATGCATTAACGAGACCCCCAGAACTGGAAGGAGAAGCGACGGGGCGCGCCTGTCAATTGACAGAACTCGCTGGTTCGCAATTGTACGTTGTTCATGTATCGTGTGCTCAAGCGGTAGAGAAAATTGCTGAAGCGCGCAGTAAGGGGTTGAATGTATGGGGTGAAACATGTCCGCAGTATCTGGTGCTCGATCAGTCCTATTTAGAAAAGCCGAATTTTGAAGGTGCTAAATATGTATGGTCACCGCCGCTTCGTGAGAAATGGCATCAAGAAGTGCTATGGAATGCCTTGAAAAACGGCCAACTGCAAACACTCGGATCTGACCAATGTTCGTTTGATTTTAAAGGCCAAAAAGAATTAGGAAGGGGAGATTTTACCAAAATCCCAAATGGCGGTCCTATTATTGAGGATCGGGTGAGTATTCTTTTCAGTGAAGGAGTGAAAAAAGGGAGAATTACTCTCAACCAGTTTGTTGATATTGTATCAACAAGAATCGCCAAATTGTTTGGTCTATTCCCGAAGAAAGGAACCATTGCCGTCGGTGCGGATGCAGATTTAGTCATTTTTGATCCAACGGTTGAACGGGTGATTTCAGCCGAAACACACCATATGGCTGTGGATTATAATCCGTTTGAAGGGATGAAAGTAACAGGGGAACCGGTGTCGGTTTTATGTAGAGGAGAATTTGTGGTACGTGATAAACAATTTGTCGGGAAACCAGGGTACGGCCAATATGTTAAACGCGCGAAATATGGGGCGCTAATGGCCAACCAAGATGTGGTGAAAATGTCCTAA
- the preA gene encoding NAD-dependent dihydropyrimidine dehydrogenase subunit PreA — protein MADLSINLAGIKSPNPFWLASAPPTNSGYQVQRAFEAGWGGAVWKTLGEPILNVSSRFAAISFNGQRVMGFNNIELITDRPLEENLKEIYETKKRFPDRAIVASLMVEPKREKWHEIVKRVEDVGVDGLELNFGCPHGMAERGMGSASGQVPELVERQTYWVKEVARTPVIVKLTPNITDITATAEAAAQGGADAISLINTINSLMGVDLDTWNTIPHVAGKGAHGGYCGPAVKPIALNMVAECARHPRIRIPISGIGGISNWRDAVEFMLMGATGVQVCTAVMHHGFRIIEDMIEGLNHYLDEKGIASVMDIVGKSVSKYSDWGDLDLNYKVVARIHRERCIQCNKCYISCEDASHQCIERLVDENGKEYLKVREEDCVGCNLCSIVCPVDGAIEMVEVPSEHPPMTWNERQAALGRLSGCSVDIKSL, from the coding sequence ATGGCTGATTTAAGCATAAACTTAGCGGGAATCAAGTCCCCCAATCCATTTTGGCTCGCTTCCGCCCCTCCCACCAACTCGGGGTATCAAGTGCAAAGGGCATTTGAGGCGGGTTGGGGAGGAGCGGTATGGAAAACATTGGGGGAACCTATTTTGAATGTATCGTCCCGATTTGCAGCAATCAGTTTTAATGGACAACGAGTCATGGGCTTTAACAATATTGAATTAATCACGGATCGTCCTCTTGAGGAAAATTTAAAGGAAATTTATGAGACGAAAAAACGTTTTCCTGATCGGGCTATCGTTGCTTCTTTGATGGTCGAGCCCAAACGCGAAAAATGGCATGAGATTGTGAAGCGAGTAGAAGATGTGGGCGTGGATGGGTTGGAACTCAATTTTGGCTGTCCGCATGGAATGGCGGAACGGGGGATGGGATCGGCATCAGGCCAAGTGCCAGAATTGGTCGAACGACAAACATATTGGGTCAAAGAGGTGGCACGCACCCCTGTCATTGTCAAATTAACTCCTAATATCACCGATATTACAGCGACCGCTGAAGCGGCTGCCCAAGGCGGGGCAGATGCCATCAGTTTGATCAACACCATCAATAGTCTTATGGGGGTGGACTTAGATACGTGGAATACGATTCCACATGTAGCAGGAAAGGGGGCGCACGGGGGATACTGCGGTCCAGCAGTAAAACCGATTGCTTTAAATATGGTGGCCGAATGCGCGCGACACCCGCGTATCCGCATTCCGATTTCAGGAATTGGCGGGATCTCCAATTGGAGAGATGCCGTTGAGTTCATGTTAATGGGAGCGACAGGAGTTCAAGTATGCACGGCAGTTATGCACCATGGGTTTCGAATTATCGAGGATATGATTGAAGGGTTGAATCACTATCTTGATGAAAAAGGAATTGCTTCCGTAATGGATATTGTAGGGAAATCAGTGTCAAAGTATTCTGATTGGGGAGATTTGGACCTCAATTATAAGGTTGTAGCGCGAATTCATCGTGAGCGCTGTATTCAGTGCAATAAGTGCTACATTTCTTGTGAAGATGCTTCCCATCAATGCATTGAGCGTCTCGTAGACGAAAACGGAAAAGAATATTTAAAAGTGCGCGAAGAAGATTGTGTAGGATGCAATTTATGTTCCATCGTCTGTCCGGTTGATGGAGCGATTGAGATGGTCGAAGTACCAAGCGAACATCCCCCGATGACATGGAATGAACGGCAAGCGGCCCTTGGCCGGCTAAGCGGTTGCAGTGTGGATATCAAGTCATTATAA
- a CDS encoding NAD(P)-dependent oxidoreductase: MEQSRLEKNFEEVEPGLTDREAMEEANRCLYCYDAPCIRACPTGIDIPAFIKKIASGNVKGSAKTIMLSNPVGASCARVCPTEELCEGACVLNHSTKPIMIGKLQRYATDWAIRNKEVLFQAGRKNGKTVAVVGGGPAGLSSARELARLGYEVTIFEAENQAGGLNTYGIVSFRLPQDISLWEVSQIKSLGVQIRTNTRVGKDIEVNELLECYDAVVLAAGMGKVPKLGIPGEDLDGVYDAIELIKETKTKPLTDRLVGKRVVVIGAGNTAIDAATCSVRLGAENVKILYRRTKEEMTAYEFEYEFAKQDGVEFRWLTAPKRIIGDSKGQVTHVECVRMELGEPDVDGRRRPLPVRGSEFIMPVDVVIKAIGQERHIELIEAFGLEHDHGVVKVNPETYQTSNPKVFACGDVIFERGKGEAMVVVAAQQGKEAAYGIHRYLTKAVSETA, from the coding sequence ATGGAGCAATCACGTTTGGAAAAGAACTTTGAAGAAGTAGAGCCCGGTTTGACAGATCGAGAAGCAATGGAAGAAGCGAATCGATGTTTGTACTGTTATGACGCTCCCTGTATTCGAGCCTGTCCGACAGGGATTGATATCCCTGCTTTTATCAAAAAAATTGCTTCTGGGAATGTAAAAGGGTCAGCGAAAACCATTATGTTGTCAAACCCGGTTGGCGCCAGTTGTGCAAGAGTGTGTCCGACAGAGGAATTATGTGAAGGGGCTTGTGTTTTAAATCATTCTACAAAACCCATTATGATTGGAAAATTGCAGCGATATGCAACCGATTGGGCGATCCGAAATAAAGAAGTGTTATTCCAAGCGGGAAGAAAAAATGGAAAAACAGTGGCGGTTGTTGGTGGCGGTCCTGCTGGATTATCATCGGCCAGAGAACTAGCTCGTCTTGGATATGAAGTGACCATTTTTGAAGCGGAGAACCAAGCAGGCGGGCTAAACACGTATGGAATTGTTTCTTTCCGCCTCCCTCAAGATATCTCGTTGTGGGAAGTCAGTCAAATCAAAAGCTTAGGTGTGCAAATTCGCACAAATACAAGAGTTGGTAAGGATATTGAAGTGAACGAGCTCCTAGAATGTTATGATGCTGTTGTTTTAGCTGCTGGCATGGGGAAAGTGCCAAAGTTAGGAATCCCGGGAGAAGATTTGGACGGAGTATATGATGCCATTGAGTTAATTAAAGAGACGAAAACAAAACCGTTGACTGATCGACTGGTGGGGAAAAGGGTAGTTGTGATAGGTGCGGGAAATACCGCGATTGATGCAGCTACCTGTTCAGTGCGTCTAGGAGCGGAAAATGTAAAAATTTTATATCGCCGGACGAAAGAAGAAATGACAGCTTATGAATTTGAGTATGAGTTTGCCAAACAGGATGGTGTTGAATTTCGTTGGCTAACAGCACCGAAACGGATTATTGGCGACAGTAAGGGCCAGGTTACTCATGTTGAATGCGTTCGGATGGAATTGGGAGAACCAGACGTTGATGGTCGTCGCCGCCCTCTTCCAGTTAGGGGATCGGAATTTATTATGCCTGTTGATGTTGTCATTAAAGCGATTGGGCAAGAGCGTCATATCGAATTGATTGAAGCTTTTGGATTAGAGCATGATCATGGCGTAGTCAAGGTGAATCCTGAAACTTATCAAACGTCCAATCCGAAGGTGTTTGCTTGTGGGGATGTGATTTTTGAAAGAGGAAAAGGCGAAGCGATGGTGGTGGTGGCAGCGCAGCAGGGGAAGGAAGCAGCCTATGGGATTCATCGATATTTGACAAAGGCAGTAAGCGAAACGGCCTAA
- a CDS encoding nitrilase-related carbon-nitrogen hydrolase encodes MADQVTIGLIQASHNVHGDEPVEVHKEKAIEKHVKLVKEAKDRGAQIICLQEIFYGPYFCAEQNTKWYEAAEEIPNGPTTKMFQEIAKQLGVVIVLPIYEREGIATYYNTAAVIDADGTYLGKYRKQHIPHVGVGNEGCGFWEKFYFKPGNLGYPVFDTAFAKIGVYICYDRHFPEGARILGLKGAEIVFNPSATVAGLSEYLWKLEQPAHAVANGYYVAAINRVGYEAPWNMGEFYGQSYLVDPRGNFVAMGSRDQDEVVIGVMDKKMIREVRDTWQFYRDRRPETYSEMTALIP; translated from the coding sequence ATGGCTGACCAAGTGACCATTGGTTTGATCCAAGCTTCTCATAATGTGCATGGGGACGAGCCGGTCGAGGTTCACAAGGAAAAGGCGATTGAAAAGCATGTCAAGCTTGTCAAGGAGGCAAAAGATCGGGGAGCACAAATCATCTGTTTGCAAGAGATTTTCTATGGCCCGTATTTCTGCGCCGAGCAAAATACAAAATGGTATGAGGCGGCGGAAGAAATTCCAAATGGTCCGACGACCAAAATGTTTCAGGAAATAGCAAAACAGCTGGGAGTGGTGATCGTTTTACCGATTTATGAAAGGGAAGGAATTGCTACTTACTATAATACGGCAGCTGTCATTGATGCCGATGGAACCTACTTAGGAAAGTATCGCAAACAGCATATTCCGCATGTCGGGGTAGGAAACGAGGGCTGTGGATTTTGGGAGAAATTTTATTTTAAGCCTGGGAATTTAGGCTATCCGGTATTTGATACCGCATTTGCCAAGATCGGCGTTTATATTTGTTATGACCGTCATTTTCCCGAGGGAGCGCGGATTTTAGGACTAAAAGGCGCTGAAATTGTGTTCAATCCATCCGCTACGGTAGCAGGTCTCTCCGAATATTTATGGAAACTGGAACAACCGGCTCATGCCGTGGCCAATGGCTATTACGTGGCTGCCATCAATCGGGTTGGATATGAAGCACCGTGGAACATGGGAGAGTTTTACGGGCAGTCTTACTTGGTTGATCCTAGAGGAAACTTTGTGGCCATGGGCAGCCGTGATCAAGATGAAGTGGTGATTGGCGTCATGGATAAGAAGATGATTCGGGAAGTGCGCGATACTTGGCAATTTTACCGTGATCGTCGTCCGGAAACCTATAGTGAAATGACGGCTTTAATTCCATAG